The Canis lupus baileyi chromosome 11, mCanLup2.hap1, whole genome shotgun sequence genome includes a window with the following:
- the NUP50 gene encoding nuclear pore complex protein Nup50, with protein MAKRIAEKELTDRNWDQEDEAEEVGTFSVASEEVLKNRAIKKAKRRNVGFESDSGGAFKGFKGLVVPSGGGGFSGFGNGAGGKPLEGLSNGSSITSASPFSSARTATESKAAFGSIAANGPTSLVDKKILTPKTNGDSQQPSSSGLTSSAACPRNAYHKQLAALNCSVRDWIVKHVNTNPLCDLTPIFKDYEKYLAGIEQQHGGGGGRSSESETNKMPLATQSPSLFGSTKLQQESTFLFPGHKAEDASEKKTDLSVGAASASFNFGKKIDSSVLGSLNSGPLTGFSFSSGNSSLFGRDLTQNKSMSSPFYTKTLEVQPEGGSSECKGGDEEENDEPPKVVVTEVKEEDAFYSKKCKLFYKKDNEFKEKGVGTLHLKPTANQKTQLLVRADTNLGNILLNVLIPPNMPCTRTGKNNVLIVCVPNPPIDEKNAAAPVTMLIRVKTGEDADELHKILLEKKDA; from the exons ATGGCCAAAAGAATTGCTGAGAAGGAATTGACAGATAGGAATTGGGATCAAGAAGATGAAGCAGAAGAG GTGGGAACATTCTCAGTGGCCAGTGAGGAAGTCTTGAAGAATAGAGCCATAAAGAAAGCAAAGCGTAGAAATGTTGGATTTGAA TCTGATAGTGGAGGGGCCTTTAAAGGTTTTAAAGGTTTGGTTGTACCTTCTGGAGGAGGAGGGTTTTCTGGATTTGGTAATGGCGCTGGAGGAAAGCCTTTGGAAGGACTGTCTAATGGAAGCAGCATAACTAGCGCCTCTCCCTTCTCCAGTGCAAGGACAGCAACAGAGAGCAAGGCAGCCTTTG GATCTATTGCTGCAAATGGTCCTACCTCCTTGGTTGATAAAAAGATTTTAACTCCCAAAACTAATGGTGACAGTCAGCAGCCCTCCTCCTCTGGCCTTACCTCTAGTGCAGCCTGCCCCCGCAATGCCTATCACAAGCAGCTGGCTGCCTTGAACTGTTCTGTTCGGGACTGGATCGTGAAGCACGTGAACACAAACCCACTGTGCGACTTGACGCCTATCTTTAAAGACTATGAGAAATACCTAGCGGGAATCGAACAGCAGCACGGGGGCGGTGGCGGCAGGAGTTCTGAAAGTGAAACTAACAAAATGCCACTTGCAACACAGTCCCCTTCCCTATTCGGGTCAACAAAACTGCAGCAAGAGTCAACATTTCTCTTTCCTGGCCACAAGGCAGAGGACGCATCTGAAAAGAAGACAGACCTTTCTGTAGGAGCAGCAAGTGCCTCGTTTAACTTTGGCAAGAAGATCGATAGTTCTGTCTTGGGGTCCTTAAACTCTGGCCCACTAACTGGATTTTCGTTTTCTTCTGGAAACTCCAGTTTATTTGGCAGAGATCTTACCCAGAATAAATCAATGTCTTCACCATTTTACACGAAAACATTGGAGGTACAACCTGAAGGCGGCAGTAGCGAATGCAAAG GCGGAGATGAAGAAGAGAATGATGAGCCACCTAAAGTAGTAGTTACTGAAGTAAAAGAAGAAGATGCTTTTTACTCCAAAAA GTGTAAACTCTTTTACAAGAAAGACAACGAATTTAAAGAGAAAGGTGTGGGTACTTTGCATTTAAAACCTACAGCGAATCAGAAGACACAACTGTTAGTGCGGGCGGACACCAATTTAG GCAACATACTGCTGAATGTCCTGATTCCACCCAACATGCCATGTACCCGGACAGGGAAGAACAACGTCCTCATCGTGTGCGTTCCAAATCCGCCCATCGATGAGAAGAATGCCGCCGCCCCAGTCACCATGTTAATCCGGGTAAAAACGGGCGAGGATGCGGACGAGTTGCACAAAATTTTACTGGAGAAAAAGGATGCCTGA